One genomic window of Tachypleus tridentatus isolate NWPU-2018 chromosome 12, ASM421037v1, whole genome shotgun sequence includes the following:
- the LOC143234227 gene encoding potassium voltage-gated channel protein Shaker-like isoform X3 has translation MLRGLDASQALWGPWANLFQRFQHKNQRNRSLPKLTGEEHCGEGDGLLGHRGFYQLNCNGNFEPIPHDHDFCERVVINVSGLRFETQLRTLNQFPDTLLGDPTRRIRYFDPLRNEYFFDRNRPSFDAILYYYQSGGRLRRPVSVPLDIFAEEIKFYELGEEAFNKFREDEGFIKEEEKPLPSRELQQKMWLLFEYPESSQGARVIAIISVVIILLSIVIFCLETLPNFKHYKIYNTTNGVLRIVEDEVPKLTDSFFLIETCCIVWFTFELLVRFLACPNKLAFFKDVMNFIDLVAIIPYFITLGTVMAGKNPRSSASGNERGSNNQAMSLAILRVIRLVRVFRIFKLSRHSKGLQILGRTLKASMRELGLLIFFLFIGVILFSSTVYYAEADSERSYFKSIPDAFWWAVVTMTTVGYGDMRPVGVWGKIVGSLCAIAGVLTIALPVPVIVSNFNYFYHRETDQEEMQSQNFSHVTACPYLPGTVGLKPRQESLSESDSDVVELEEGLLITSDHLDKKPNYKPKPFNNISVVAIETDV, from the coding sequence GTCTCTACCGAAACTTACTGGGGAGGAGCACTGCGGTGAGGGAGACGGCCTCTTGGGACATCGAGGGTTCTATCAACTCAACTGTAATGGTAACTTCGAGCCCATACCTCACGATCACGACTTCTGCGAGCGGGTCGTGATAAACGTCAGCGGCCTACGGTTTGAGACTCAGTTACGGACATTGAACCAGTTCCCTGATACATTGTTAGGTGATCCAACTCGCCGTATTCGTTACTTTGATCCACTCCGGAACGAGTACTTTTTCGATCGGAATCGGCCAAGTTTTGATGCTATTCTCTATTACTACCAAAGTGGCGGAAGGCTTCGGCGACCCGTCAGCGTACCCCTGGACATTTTTGCAGAGGAAATTAAATTCTATGAACTGGGAGAGGAGGCCTTCAATAAGTTCCGAGAAGACGAAGGATTCATCAAAGAAGAAGAGAAGCCGCTTCCGTCTCGCGAACTGCAACAGAAGATGTGGCTACTGTTCGAGTACCCAGAAAGCTCACAGGGCGCACGTGTCATCGCCATCATATCTGTAGTCATCATCCTCCTGTCCATCGTCATATTTTGTTTAGAGACTCTGCCAAACTTCAAACACTACAAGATCTATAACACGACCAATGGAGTGCTCAGGATCGTCGAGGACGAAGTACCAAAACTGACAGACTCCTTCTTCCTCATAGAAACCTGTTGTATAGTGTGGTTTACTTTCGAATTGTTGGTGCGATTCCTGGCCTGCCCCAATAAGCTGGCTTTCTTCAAGGACGTGATGAACTTTATTGACTTGGTAGCTATCATTCCCTATTTCATTACCCTCGGGACAGTGATGGCCGGAAAAAATCCCCGGTCTTCAGCATCGGGCAACGAGAGGGGCAGTAATAACCAAGCCATGTCGTTGGCTATCTTGAGGGTCATCCGTTTGGTGCGAGTCTTCAGAATTTTCAAGCTTTCCAGGCACTCCAAAGGCCTACAGATTCTGGGCCGGACACTAAAAGCCAGTATGAGAGAACTGGGTTTGCTTATCTTCTTCCTCTTTATAGGTGTAATTCTTTTCTCCAGTACCGTATACTACGCTGAGGCTGACTCAGAGAGGTCCTACTTCAAATCCATCCCGGACGCTTTCTGGTGGGCCGTTGTAACTATGACAACTGTGGGTTACGGAGACATGAGGCCCGTGGGAGTGTGGGGTAAGATTGTGGGCTCCTTATGTGCTATTGCAGGCGTGCTAACCATAGCGCTTCCAGTCCCCGTGATCGTCTCTAACTTCAACTACTTTTACCACCGAGAAACTGACCAGGAAGAGATGCAGTCTCAAAACTTTAGTCACGTGACGGCCTGTCCTTATCTACCGGGAACAGTGGGGCTCAAACCACGACAAGAATCTCTTAGTGAATCTGATTCGGATGTCGTGGAGCTTGAAGAAGGGTTATTAATCACGAGTGACCATTTGGACAAAAAGCCCAACTACAAGCCCAAGCCATTCAACAATATTAGTGTCGTGGCTATAGAAACAGATGTATGA
- the LOC143234227 gene encoding potassium voltage-gated channel protein Shaker-like isoform X2, whose amino-acid sequence MATVGIWSPFGTTGSGDALPPEFLQDYHNSSLPKLTGEEHCGEGDGLLGHRGFYQLNCNGNFEPIPHDHDFCERVVINVSGLRFETQLRTLNQFPDTLLGDPTRRIRYFDPLRNEYFFDRNRPSFDAILYYYQSGGRLRRPVSVPLDIFAEEIKFYELGEEAFNKFREDEGFIKEEEKPLPSRELQQKMWLLFEYPESSQGARVIAIISVVIILLSIVIFCLETLPNFKHYKIYNTTNGVLRIVEDEVPKLTDSFFLIETCCIVWFTFELLVRFLACPNKLAFFKDVMNFIDLVAIIPYFITLGTVMAGKNPRSSASGNERGSNNQAMSLAILRVIRLVRVFRIFKLSRHSKGLQILGRTLKASMRELGLLIFFLFIGVILFSSTVYYAEADSERSYFKSIPDAFWWAVVTMTTVGYGDMRPVGVWGKIVGSLCAIAGVLTIALPVPVIVSNFNYFYHRETDQEEMQSQNFSHVTACPYLPGTVGLKPRQESLSESDSDVVELEEGLLITSDHLDKKPNYKPKPFNNISVVAIETDV is encoded by the coding sequence GTCTCTACCGAAACTTACTGGGGAGGAGCACTGCGGTGAGGGAGACGGCCTCTTGGGACATCGAGGGTTCTATCAACTCAACTGTAATGGTAACTTCGAGCCCATACCTCACGATCACGACTTCTGCGAGCGGGTCGTGATAAACGTCAGCGGCCTACGGTTTGAGACTCAGTTACGGACATTGAACCAGTTCCCTGATACATTGTTAGGTGATCCAACTCGCCGTATTCGTTACTTTGATCCACTCCGGAACGAGTACTTTTTCGATCGGAATCGGCCAAGTTTTGATGCTATTCTCTATTACTACCAAAGTGGCGGAAGGCTTCGGCGACCCGTCAGCGTACCCCTGGACATTTTTGCAGAGGAAATTAAATTCTATGAACTGGGAGAGGAGGCCTTCAATAAGTTCCGAGAAGACGAAGGATTCATCAAAGAAGAAGAGAAGCCGCTTCCGTCTCGCGAACTGCAACAGAAGATGTGGCTACTGTTCGAGTACCCAGAAAGCTCACAGGGCGCACGTGTCATCGCCATCATATCTGTAGTCATCATCCTCCTGTCCATCGTCATATTTTGTTTAGAGACTCTGCCAAACTTCAAACACTACAAGATCTATAACACGACCAATGGAGTGCTCAGGATCGTCGAGGACGAAGTACCAAAACTGACAGACTCCTTCTTCCTCATAGAAACCTGTTGTATAGTGTGGTTTACTTTCGAATTGTTGGTGCGATTCCTGGCCTGCCCCAATAAGCTGGCTTTCTTCAAGGACGTGATGAACTTTATTGACTTGGTAGCTATCATTCCCTATTTCATTACCCTCGGGACAGTGATGGCCGGAAAAAATCCCCGGTCTTCAGCATCGGGCAACGAGAGGGGCAGTAATAACCAAGCCATGTCGTTGGCTATCTTGAGGGTCATCCGTTTGGTGCGAGTCTTCAGAATTTTCAAGCTTTCCAGGCACTCCAAAGGCCTACAGATTCTGGGCCGGACACTAAAAGCCAGTATGAGAGAACTGGGTTTGCTTATCTTCTTCCTCTTTATAGGTGTAATTCTTTTCTCCAGTACCGTATACTACGCTGAGGCTGACTCAGAGAGGTCCTACTTCAAATCCATCCCGGACGCTTTCTGGTGGGCCGTTGTAACTATGACAACTGTGGGTTACGGAGACATGAGGCCCGTGGGAGTGTGGGGTAAGATTGTGGGCTCCTTATGTGCTATTGCAGGCGTGCTAACCATAGCGCTTCCAGTCCCCGTGATCGTCTCTAACTTCAACTACTTTTACCACCGAGAAACTGACCAGGAAGAGATGCAGTCTCAAAACTTTAGTCACGTGACGGCCTGTCCTTATCTACCGGGAACAGTGGGGCTCAAACCACGACAAGAATCTCTTAGTGAATCTGATTCGGATGTCGTGGAGCTTGAAGAAGGGTTATTAATCACGAGTGACCATTTGGACAAAAAGCCCAACTACAAGCCCAAGCCATTCAACAATATTAGTGTCGTGGCTATAGAAACAGATGTATGA